TTAAGCAGCGAGAGCGTAGTTCTGGTTGCCAGTTAATGGCTTTGCCGTTTGTTTACGAGGCCAACGGCACCTCGACACGCAACAGCGCCTTCAGTTCCCCTGTCGAAACCGGGTCACCCCCAGCGGGTAGAGCGGCCGGATCACTCCGGCGACCAAAATATAGCAGAGGGCGGCGGGCGGGATATTGAGCTTGGGCACGATGTGGGCTCATCCTGGGTCGGAGAGGAGGAGCGGAATGGTGCCCTCAGAGTTGGAATTCGTTGGTGTGCTGCCTGAAGTCGAGGGCCGAGTTTTGGAGGGCCTCCGCATCGAGGGCATGATCCAGAATGGAGTTCAGGAAGGTCGCTGCCACATCGCCTACTGGCGCATGGAAGGCCAGTGGTGGCGCTCGTTTGCGGAAGGTTACGCACTCCACATCCGTCAATGGGGCGAAGAGCCCGTCTCGTGGGATGGTGGGCCTAAATATCTCTACCCAGTGACAGAAGTGGCGCAGGAGTGCTATGGCTTGCCCTTGCGGCAACTGGAGATATTCATTTTCAATGACTGTCCGGCGTTGCGACTGATGCTGGAGGATGGCCGGGCTATCGAATGCTTGAGCAACGAGCAGGGCTTCTCTTGGAACCGTGCGGTTTTGCGTTCTCCCGATGGTTCGACCACCTCGCTCTAACCCTGCTGCCCCTCACCATCCCGCCGGAACCGCCCGTTCAGCGTTCGCCACTGCTTGCGCCCGTAGGCATAGACGGGGTGTGTCCACTTTCCGGCGACTATGCCTTCCCGCAGCGCGGCCAGGAGGTCAGCGGGCGAGTAGATCACGCGGAAGGGTGTCTCTACCCACGCCTCGCCGATGTCACGCAGGGTGTGGGCGTCGCTTCCAGCGCACACGGGCAGGTTCCGTTCCCGCGCCCAGGCCGCCGCCACCAGGTTCCAGTGGTGGCGGGACACGCGCGAGTTGAAGGTTTCCACGATGTCCACGCTGTCGGCGATGCGGCGGGTCGCCTCCGGCTTCAGGCGGTAACGCTTGAGGGGATCGAAGCCGTGCTGGAGCATCACCAGGCCGCCCTGCGCCTTGATTTCGGACACCGTCTCCTCAGGGGTGAGGCCCGGCGGGATGCGCTCCCGCAGGAAGAGGCCGATCAGCTCGCCCTCCGAGGTGGTGACCTCCTCGCCCGGAATGATGCTGAGGCGGTCGTCCAGGCCCAGGTCGATGACGATGCGCGCGAGTTCGGGGCCGCCGCGCTGTTGATCGTGATCGGTCACGGCGATGACGCGGGTATTCGTGCGGAGCATCCAGGCGGGAATGTCACGCAGCCGGGTGCGGCAGTCGTGGCTGACCTCGGTGTGGGTGTGGAGGTCCATCCGCATGACCTGCACGCCCTCGCGGAACACGAGATTGTTGGGGAGGGGACGCATCCTCAACCCTCCTGACCCTTCGGCATGAGGACCGAGAGCGCCCCGGCCCAGACCTCTATCCTCACCACCCCGGAACCTCCCGGCCGCGCGGGCCGCACCTCGCCGTCCACGTGAAAGGCCTGCCCCACATAGGGAATGTCAATGCGGCGGGCAAGGTCGTTCTGCACGCTGGCGAGTTCCTCGAAGTTGCCCCGGGCCAGGGCGGCGACGTAGGCGAGCAGGCCCTCGCGCCCCCCGGCGTCCACCCGGATCACGTTCAGTGCCCCGTCGCTCGGATCGGCGCTGGGGGCGAGCCGCAGGCGGGGGCCGGTGGCCTGGGTGTTCATCACCTCCACGAGCATGCAGGCCATCTCCGGCTGGGGCTGCCCGTCCAGGGTGAGGGTCAGTTCCAGGGGAGTGAAGTTGCCCAGCGTGGTCGTCAGGGCCGTCAGCGCCCGCAGCGGGCTCTTGCCCCCCTCCGGGTCGTACTCGGCCATCACATCGGCGAAGGCGCCGCAGCCGCACGCCTCCAGAAAGAGGTCCTCACCCCAGGGTGCCGTGATGCGCCCCAGGTCGAGGGGGAGCGCCCTGCCCCCCGCGTAGCTCGCCAGCACGTCGAGCGGCTCGCCCTCAATGCCCAGCGTCCGCCCGATGTTGTTCGCCGTACCCATGGGGATGACGCCCAGGCGTACCTCCGTTCGGCCCGCCAGGCGCAGGGCCGCCGCCCTCACGGTACCGTCGCCCCCCGCCACGAACACGGTGCCGCGCACGTCCTGAAGGGCAGTTTGGAGATCCGCCTCGTCGTCGGTCGCGCGGTAGACCGGGCGGTAGCCCTGCCGGTAGAGCGCCTCAACCAGCAAGTCGGGGCTGGCTTTGGTGCTGCCGCCCGCCTTGCTGTTGAAGATCACCGTGGCGTCCGTCACGTCCGTGCCGCTGACCGGTGGGGCAGGCTGGAAGTCGAGGGTCATAGCAAGACTGTATTCCTTCCCGCATTAAGCTGGACAGCAGGATTGCGGGGGGTTCAGCGGTATTCGACGAGCAGGGGGCGGTGGTCGCTGCCTCCTGCTGGGAGAACCCGGGCGCGGGTGGGGGTCAGCCCACGGGCGAACAGGTGGTCGATTCGCAGGAACAGCCGGGGAAAGGTCCACCCCGGGCCGCGCCCCGCCTCCTCGTGCGCGTCCGGCCCGATACAGGTCCTGAGCTGACGGTACAACAGGCCACGCGGCGGCGTGTTCAGGTCACCGCCGACCAGCATCCGCCCGGAACGCCCCGGGGCGAGACGGCACAGCAGCCCGACCTGCCAGACCCGCGCCCGGTTCGTACTGCGCACCGCGTCCCAGTTGCCCTTTGCCGCGCTAGACACGAGCACGGTGTTCAGGTGGGCGTTCACCACCGTCAGGGGCTGCCCGCGCCACCGCAGCGTCGTCTCCAGCACGGTGCGGCAGCCGCGTCAGGGTCATCACCTCATGCCCGGCGGTGGATGGGTAGCCGGGGAGCAGGCGCAGCAGGGTGGCCCCGTAGTCCGCGGGCACGAAGTTCGTCTCCTGAAGCAGGATCACGTCCGGCCGCGAGGCGCGGAGAACGGCTGCGGCCCGCTCGGGCGTTCCCAGCGTTCCCCGCGCCAGGTTGAACGTCACCACGCGCAGGGTGCCCCCACTCTGGGGCCGGAACTGAACGCCCGCGCCGAGGGTTGCCAGCAGAAGTCCAGCCAGGGCGACCGGAACGCCCCGCCGCCGGAGCAGCGTCCAGCCCAGCACGAACGGGGCGGGCAGCAGCCAGACGATGGGGGGCAGGTAGGCGAGCAGCAGCGTGGGAACTGTCCGCTCCCCCACCCATGCGCCCAGACACCATCCCAGCGCCACCAAGAAGAGATAGGCCCAGGCCAGCCGCGAGCGCCACATGCCCGGAAGCCTCCCACCCGGGGGAAGGCGGCGTCATCCGTCAGAAGGGGGAAC
This genomic interval from Deinococcus aerius contains the following:
- a CDS encoding PHP domain-containing protein is translated as MRPLPNNLVFREGVQVMRMDLHTHTEVSHDCRTRLRDIPAWMLRTNTRVIAVTDHDQQRGGPELARIVIDLGLDDRLSIIPGEEVTTSEGELIGLFLRERIPPGLTPEETVSEIKAQGGLVMLQHGFDPLKRYRLKPEATRRIADSVDIVETFNSRVSRHHWNLVAAAWARERNLPVCAGSDAHTLRDIGEAWVETPFRVIYSPADLLAALREGIVAGKWTHPVYAYGRKQWRTLNGRFRRDGEGQQG
- a CDS encoding diacylglycerol/lipid kinase family protein codes for the protein MTLDFQPAPPVSGTDVTDATVIFNSKAGGSTKASPDLLVEALYRQGYRPVYRATDDEADLQTALQDVRGTVFVAGGDGTVRAAALRLAGRTEVRLGVIPMGTANNIGRTLGIEGEPLDVLASYAGGRALPLDLGRITAPWGEDLFLEACGCGAFADVMAEYDPEGGKSPLRALTALTTTLGNFTPLELTLTLDGQPQPEMACMLVEVMNTQATGPRLRLAPSADPSDGALNVIRVDAGGREGLLAYVAALARGNFEELASVQNDLARRIDIPYVGQAFHVDGEVRPARPGGSGVVRIEVWAGALSVLMPKGQEG
- a CDS encoding endonuclease/exonuclease/phosphatase family protein, whose protein sequence is MNAHLNTVLVSSAAKGNWDAVRSTNRARVWQVGLLCRLAPGRSGRMLVGGDLNTPPRGLLYRQLRTCIGPDAHEEAGRGPGWTFPRLFLRIDHLFARGLTPTRARVLPAGGSDHRPLLVEYR